In Planifilum fulgidum, a single window of DNA contains:
- a CDS encoding transposase translates to MIFVARKGQKFKTYSFELKKKAVEMRLQGIPKAKIAEELGIQDVGRLKIWMRKYREQG, encoded by the coding sequence GTGATTTTCGTGGCAAGAAAAGGACAGAAATTCAAGACATATAGCTTTGAACTGAAAAAGAAGGCAGTGGAAATGAGGCTTCAGGGCATTCCCAAGGCAAAGATTGCTGAAGAGCTGGGGATTCAAGATGTGGGGCGATTAAAGATCTGGATGCGGAAATACCGGGAACAGGGC